CATCGATGGTCAGGGCCGCGTGCTGGGCGGTGCCATCGTGGGCGCACGCGACTATCTGGCCGAATGTCGTTTCTTCGCGCGGCATACCGGGCCGGCGCTGGGTGCGTTCAATGCCTGGCTGCTCAGCAAGTCGCTGGAAACGCTGACCGTGCGCATGGATCGCCACTGCAGCAATGCCCTCACACTCGCGCAGCATTTTGAGGGGCACGCCGCTATCGAGTCGGTGCGCTATCCCTTTCTCCCCTCACATCCGCAGTATGACCTGGCCCGTCGTCAGATGACGCAGGGCGGTGGCATTGTGGTGCTCAATTTGCGCGGAGGACTCGACGCCGGTCGCCGCGCCCTCGATCGCCTGCGCCTGTGCTCACACTCCGCCAACCTCGGAGACACGCGCACCATCGTCACGCATCCGGCATCGACCACGCACAGCAAGTTGAGCGCGGCCGAGCGCGCCGCCGTTGGCATTGGCGATGGCCTGCTCCGGGTCAGTGTGGGGCTTGAACAGGTAACCGACGTTATCGCCGATCTGGAACAGGCGCTCGCGTAGGCAAGCGAAACGGGGCCGACCTGAGCGTAACGAGGGACGCGCGGTAAAAAGCGCGAGCGGCCTAGCCCGGGGGATTATCCAATGGGCCCGCTCCCGCCTCGCGCTCCAGCCAAAGCGTGACCGGACCGTCATTTACCAGTTCCACGTCCATCATGGCTCCGAACTCGCCCGTGGAAACCTTAGCGCCCCGCTGGCGCAAAAGGGATACAAATTGGTTATATAGTGGTCTGGCGATCTCGGGTTTAGCGGCCTCCCCGAAGCTGGGGCGGCGCCCCTTTCGAGCATCGCCGTAGAGCGTGAACTGGGACACAACCAGCAATTCGCCATCGATTTCTGTCAGATCCCGGTTAAGTTTCCCGGTATCGTCGGGGAAGAGGCGAAGGCCGAGAATTTTTTCGGCCATCCATTCCAGCTCCGCCTGCGAATCGGTATGCGTGATCCCCACCAGCAACAGGTACCCGTGCCCGATACGGCCCGTCACACGGCCGTGAGGTTCCGACTCGTTCTCTCGAATGCGCACTTCGGCGCGTGACACGCGTTGGAGGAGTATTCGCATGGCACACAA
The Gemmatimonas sp. UBA7669 DNA segment above includes these coding regions:
- the dtd gene encoding D-aminoacyl-tRNA deacylase, yielding MRILLQRVSRAEVRIRENESEPHGRVTGRIGHGYLLLVGITHTDSQAELEWMAEKILGLRLFPDDTGKLNRDLTEIDGELLVVSQFTLYGDARKGRRPSFGEAAKPEIARPLYNQFVSLLRQRGAKVSTGEFGAMMDVELVNDGPVTLWLEREAGAGPLDNPPG